One Fibrobacter sp. UWH4 genomic region harbors:
- a CDS encoding Fic family protein, with protein MEHQALIADLLNKKNILVKDLNSLVWGSIEVRERDGKSYIYIHKRDGGISRTRFVGNYSEALFNQITKNNIEARSLKRKIRELAKELKKLGYEEGELSEAVKKNIDLAKRNMVDSIYKQARLEGMAVTFLDTETVVEGGQISNLSVGDVQKINNLKHAWQFILDEGVVTAPSDYNILCYINKLVEEGFYYTAGALRDVPVSIGGTAWKPEIPIEGVVKNDLQGILAIEDVYERAIKAQLYISRGQLFIDGNKRTATLFANHILISNGCGIIVVPEELVPEYKKLLIAFYETNDNTAVFKFLFDNCLLKLK; from the coding sequence ATGGAACACCAAGCCCTGATAGCAGACCTGCTCAACAAAAAGAACATCCTCGTCAAAGACCTGAACAGTCTCGTTTGGGGCAGCATCGAGGTTCGGGAACGTGATGGAAAGTCCTACATCTACATCCATAAGCGTGACGGCGGCATTTCCAGGACGCGGTTTGTCGGCAACTACTCGGAAGCGCTGTTCAACCAGATAACGAAGAACAACATCGAGGCCCGCAGCCTAAAACGGAAAATCCGCGAACTTGCCAAGGAGCTAAAAAAACTAGGATACGAGGAGGGCGAACTTTCTGAAGCCGTCAAAAAGAACATCGACCTCGCCAAGCGTAACATGGTGGATTCCATCTACAAGCAGGCAAGGCTCGAGGGTATGGCGGTCACGTTCCTGGACACCGAGACCGTTGTCGAGGGCGGGCAGATAAGTAACCTCTCTGTAGGCGACGTGCAAAAGATCAATAACCTGAAACATGCATGGCAGTTCATCCTTGACGAGGGTGTGGTAACCGCCCCCTCGGACTACAACATCCTTTGCTACATCAATAAGCTTGTAGAAGAAGGTTTCTATTACACGGCGGGTGCCCTGAGGGACGTGCCCGTGAGTATAGGCGGAACCGCGTGGAAGCCTGAGATTCCTATCGAGGGCGTGGTAAAGAACGATTTGCAAGGAATTCTCGCCATTGAGGACGTGTACGAGAGGGCTATAAAGGCGCAGCTGTACATTTCAAGGGGTCAGCTTTTTATTGACGGGAACAAGAGGACTGCAACACTCTTCGCGAACCACATCCTGATTTCCAACGGTTGCGGTATCATCGTTGTGCCCGAGGAGCTGGTGCCTGAGTACAAGAAATTGCTGATTGCCTTTTACGAGACAAACGACAACACGGCCGTGTTCAAATTCCTTTTCGACAACTGCCTGTTGAAACTCAAATAA
- a CDS encoding exodeoxyribonuclease V subunit gamma — protein MLHLKFALNLEHLADEMIEALTAAWTDPFNAPVVIFPDPKLEQWFRLRWMKKKGVLANLNKSTIDRFLFDILVGEGVVTDKEGKTTRLCKLSADILMNVILAYLTSETDGIPNYKRIDDEVTRYLTNANDPEGGLDENHLFDFALKMASLFLEYETSRPSGFAKNANGDVDGILDHWKAGKLQPFFANFNGKLAGREAWQQKLYSAIFHKQGDNESLLTRAFKEMSQKLHENRNYLTIPYLFEALENGKFNEEKLPHGSNGKVLPVFIFGLSGMGQFYRVILQKYASEHDVYAFIQNPCMEFWEDAFTAPEKICRNWEVSKTGEWKSGTGDAAHIKDKMKIMETGNPESGDPTTDIEDISECAGNGTQPAMQPAENDLLVNWGRSGRDNIKLWCQATNYDFDFNGIFDREGREIELPQDTLLHKVQYAVAHRENNMDGLESCVGDGSLDVTAAPTRIREIEDLHTQVCKLLRKGARVEDILVVSPCLDDYRTAINMVFDQSEKMRIPFSIVDSPARSSLTENALASLFTVLDQKGISRPDFFALVRNPVVQAVRKITNEEVDAWQNWVSETNTFRPRDKQDDWDKVKNRLLMAQMTTYEVNFDGDTLRPFSDMACSDKASLCKFIDCIETLEDWVEFGKNKCNDLDLLAEHLDKWIAMPHVPDALKSETIVYRRVADAIALLGWQNAAGQKDISMKIVEQALLTAAQGTEYSCGNIFVNGITFMKFAPNRTLPVKHLFFIGADAMSFPGAKQHNTLDLRKSCRPWPGDDSPVLKNRYAFLCQLMSTGEGFHLSYVNKDIKKDAELYPSSVVNDLRKFIAVEWKENEIKLDETRDVTELFTPKSLRNKEAFEWMRLSEEEHQEKIRKRRRERLGKLDRSKQKEYLVRIPERVGFYTLASFLKDPFQFRISLMLIDEDDEDVEKELFEPVYFDHLDTSIVLKKALAAELSGESEELENFKKDLELKGKTPNGEFGAIQWQTIDAKKKLILSQMGGTPEAPGLVQDIQANWSYGQKIQDLQFTRTDGSQWLLSGKLDWSNAKKIEDVTEIIEVSSTSSKNEKISFDKYMSPYIKALAVIAYKGSAKPELENTPQTIGVSIYSCDKEMSGPAKTSVIMTPADARKKIETIYTTAFGDETTKSMPFSKAVPADLIGELKEKNIFSYAEKLLSDSWAFFDKKSLFNPLTDVGFSPDKFASEWDEATDKMNRLIAIKKYVKPKEQDGAETTKKAETGKAATAKTATKKTTAKKGKAKE, from the coding sequence ATGCTACACTTGAAATTTGCCCTGAATCTGGAACATCTCGCCGACGAGATGATCGAAGCCCTCACTGCCGCTTGGACCGACCCGTTCAACGCCCCGGTCGTGATATTCCCGGACCCGAAACTCGAGCAGTGGTTTCGCCTGCGCTGGATGAAGAAGAAGGGCGTACTCGCCAACCTGAACAAGAGCACCATTGACAGGTTCCTGTTCGACATCTTGGTGGGAGAAGGTGTCGTCACGGACAAGGAAGGTAAAACAACTCGTCTCTGCAAGCTCTCGGCGGATATCCTGATGAACGTGATTCTCGCCTACCTGACGAGCGAAACGGACGGTATCCCGAACTACAAGCGCATCGACGACGAAGTGACCCGCTACCTCACGAACGCGAACGACCCGGAGGGAGGACTTGACGAAAACCACCTGTTCGATTTTGCCCTGAAGATGGCATCACTCTTCCTGGAATACGAGACGAGTCGCCCGAGCGGTTTCGCAAAAAATGCGAATGGCGATGTAGATGGCATTCTCGACCACTGGAAAGCGGGAAAACTGCAGCCGTTCTTTGCGAATTTCAACGGCAAGCTCGCGGGGCGCGAGGCATGGCAGCAAAAGCTGTATTCGGCCATTTTCCACAAGCAGGGCGACAATGAATCGCTATTGACCCGTGCTTTCAAGGAAATGTCCCAAAAATTGCACGAAAATCGGAATTACCTCACCATCCCGTACCTCTTCGAGGCTCTTGAAAACGGTAAATTCAACGAAGAAAAACTTCCGCACGGCAGCAACGGCAAGGTTCTCCCCGTCTTTATCTTCGGGCTTTCGGGTATGGGGCAGTTTTACCGTGTCATCTTGCAGAAATATGCCAGCGAGCACGACGTGTACGCATTCATCCAGAATCCGTGTATGGAATTCTGGGAAGACGCGTTTACCGCCCCCGAGAAAATTTGCAGGAATTGGGAAGTTTCCAAGACTGGTGAATGGAAATCGGGTACCGGCGATGCCGCGCACATCAAGGACAAGATGAAAATCATGGAAACGGGAAATCCCGAATCCGGCGACCCGACGACGGACATCGAGGATATTTCCGAGTGCGCAGGCAACGGTACGCAACCTGCAATGCAACCGGCAGAAAACGACCTGCTCGTAAACTGGGGCCGTTCCGGACGCGACAACATAAAACTCTGGTGTCAGGCGACCAACTACGATTTCGACTTCAACGGCATTTTTGACAGGGAGGGGCGCGAAATCGAATTGCCGCAAGACACCCTCCTGCACAAGGTACAATACGCCGTCGCGCATCGCGAAAACAACATGGACGGTCTTGAATCCTGCGTAGGCGACGGTTCCCTCGACGTGACCGCGGCACCGACCCGAATCCGCGAGATCGAGGACCTGCACACCCAAGTCTGCAAGTTGCTCAGAAAGGGCGCACGCGTTGAGGATATCCTGGTGGTATCGCCCTGCCTCGACGATTACCGCACGGCAATCAACATGGTGTTCGACCAGAGCGAAAAGATGCGCATCCCGTTCTCGATAGTCGATTCGCCCGCAAGGAGTTCCTTGACCGAAAATGCACTCGCGAGCCTGTTCACCGTCCTTGACCAGAAGGGGATTTCTAGGCCCGACTTCTTTGCGCTGGTCCGCAATCCCGTTGTGCAGGCGGTCCGCAAGATTACCAACGAGGAGGTGGACGCCTGGCAGAACTGGGTATCCGAAACGAATACGTTCCGCCCCCGCGACAAGCAGGATGACTGGGACAAGGTCAAGAACCGCCTGCTGATGGCCCAGATGACAACATACGAGGTCAACTTCGACGGCGATACGCTCCGGCCCTTCTCCGATATGGCCTGTTCCGACAAGGCGTCGCTCTGCAAGTTTATCGACTGCATCGAAACACTTGAGGATTGGGTGGAATTCGGCAAGAACAAGTGCAACGACCTGGACCTGCTCGCGGAACATCTCGACAAGTGGATTGCCATGCCGCACGTTCCCGATGCGCTCAAGAGTGAAACCATCGTCTACAGGCGCGTCGCCGATGCGATTGCACTTCTCGGCTGGCAGAATGCGGCCGGCCAGAAGGATATCTCGATGAAAATCGTGGAACAGGCCCTCCTTACCGCCGCACAGGGAACCGAATACAGTTGCGGGAACATTTTCGTGAACGGGATTACCTTCATGAAGTTCGCCCCGAACCGCACGCTCCCCGTAAAACATCTGTTCTTTATCGGCGCCGACGCGATGTCGTTCCCTGGGGCAAAACAGCACAATACGCTCGACCTGCGCAAATCCTGCAGGCCCTGGCCCGGTGACGATTCGCCCGTACTCAAGAACCGCTATGCGTTCCTGTGCCAGCTCATGAGCACGGGGGAAGGTTTCCACCTGAGCTACGTGAACAAGGATATCAAGAAGGATGCGGAACTGTACCCGTCGTCGGTGGTAAACGACCTGCGGAAATTCATCGCCGTGGAATGGAAGGAAAACGAGATTAAGCTCGACGAGACGCGCGATGTAACCGAATTGTTCACGCCCAAGAGCCTGCGCAACAAGGAAGCGTTCGAATGGATGCGCCTCTCCGAAGAGGAACACCAGGAAAAAATCAGGAAGCGCCGCAGGGAAAGGCTTGGAAAGTTGGACAGAAGCAAGCAGAAGGAATACCTGGTGCGCATTCCGGAACGTGTGGGTTTCTACACGCTCGCAAGCTTCCTCAAAGACCCGTTCCAGTTCCGCATCTCGCTCATGCTGATTGACGAAGATGACGAGGATGTCGAGAAGGAACTTTTCGAACCCGTCTATTTCGACCATCTGGATACAAGTATCGTGCTGAAGAAGGCGCTGGCCGCCGAACTTTCGGGAGAATCGGAAGAACTCGAAAACTTCAAGAAAGACCTCGAACTGAAGGGAAAGACGCCTAACGGCGAATTCGGGGCAATCCAGTGGCAAACCATCGACGCCAAGAAAAAACTGATTCTCTCCCAGATGGGTGGCACTCCCGAGGCACCCGGCCTCGTGCAGGACATTCAGGCAAACTGGTCGTACGGCCAAAAAATCCAGGATTTGCAATTCACACGTACCGACGGTTCCCAGTGGCTCCTTTCCGGCAAGCTGGACTGGAGCAACGCAAAGAAAATCGAAGACGTGACGGAAATAATCGAGGTCAGCTCCACAAGCAGCAAGAACGAAAAAATTTCCTTCGACAAGTACATGTCCCCCTATATCAAGGCGCTTGCCGTCATTGCGTACAAGGGCTCCGCCAAGCCCGAACTTGAAAATACGCCGCAGACAATCGGCGTCTCCATCTATTCTTGCGACAAGGAAATGAGCGGCCCCGCAAAGACGAGCGTAATCATGACTCCCGCAGACGCCCGCAAGAAAATCGAGACCATATACACCACCGCATTCGGTGACGAGACGACAAAATCCATGCCGTTCAGTAAGGCAGTCCCTGCCGACCTCATCGGCGAACTCAAGGAAAAGAATATCTTCAGCTACGCCGAAAAGCTTCTGAGCGATTCATGGGCATTTTTCGACAAGAAGAGCCTTTTCAACCCCTTGACCGATGTCGGTTTCTCTCCCGATAAATTTGCAAGCGAATGGGACGAAGCGACCGATAAAATGAACAGGCTCATCGCCATCAAGAAGTATGTAAAGCCAAAAGAGCAGGACGGCGCGGAGACAACAAAGAAGGCTGAAACAGGCAAGGCGGCTACGGCTAAAACCGCCACCAAAAAGACTACGGCAAAGAAAGGCAAGGCAAAGGAGTAG
- a CDS encoding UvrD-helicase domain-containing protein: protein MSEEINEFKINKFTPSKSIYIEASAGTGKTYTIQLIVARMLAEGTPLKKILIVTYTEKAAGELKDRIRKKIDEVLQKGRIDKSEPELSPEQMANFRKAYQDVDNAAIFTIHSFCQKALKEYAYDAGRPFDMAMVDDSAVEDMVDQYIRDKWSKDDEFIALLREAESTSSLIENLKSYFIKAVDMYKGVDASGKEIVTIDEVEMPKLGEKALSLEELEKIAQANNFEELVSTLHLEGQLEIFEANTDKFFTKKNTGPIPEFLNSLKKWKKGSPLYDGSFKDGKCPQEDWPKDMYASFCYLKELKGFLSDIDKKVEKVKLHKFLIAHTPQLFDAWQAYKAENKLQSFNDMILSVHKAVMEPGSALKERLSAQYTYAIIDEFQDTNQLQWDIFSNVFQNFVVGDPKQSIYSFQGADVNVYKKATGEIGKKIDLVHNFRSTDGIINGCNALFSGNYFAPAEGMPELVKFTDSYPPEGENAGQKKKAPEIDGNEVRSIWLSEKDISADSFAATAVAHIIDWCSFREDGETTRLQVFDKDYGKPGHDSVLKNVTFKDFAILAKSRSEMENIESIMRNVGVPYTQYKETNLFRSRECAEWISLFRTINAPDFSSWNRQLLSEVLITDFFKDVVAERERATRGSEQSSGLEELHYAESKEFDDPNNPERLQIASWRTLALKRRYAEMLERIYDDTQIEYRLMDVSRLQSMARLRQIGNYAIDYLYNHRCSLDDLIRHLQGLARYEESADDENGDLVEKGSDFNAVQVMTIHASKGLEFPVVISVAGFKQLPNSKPPYITHGKDESLHLGFGDTAKECRQREEMEEWKRLFYVDFTRASSLLLIPRYDVWYNKPKKNEPATKSGYFKHVHFLVDALENFAEKSTNLYDRLLKSDQWVTVQEGIAEKANLVKDILARTNEANSNTVDLDKAITEQKVEIASLQGKIAGASIMQYSYSSLSGRAETPIAEADDSRTEKEGESTAEEIPVPGMENYPRGSKVGDALHNILERMRFMAFGERFKSLEDALGHNPNIETSELENVIEEEFKAQSLPIAAHKKEWTEITARLVWNTLHASLPVIEGAEIHRDATFRLVELPLNDHKPEVQFGMNAYAGNPEDSGTDAPPAETEALTILHRVCKGFIDLLFVREVNKQKRYSILDWKSDSLENYGDAEIKKKVDEDYSVQRVLYSYCLIQWLKQFYGKRADGSGEGLDEQQIFEQHFGGIYYAFLRGTDGATGKGIYAHTWKDYASLEKAYGEVKKLMSKKKKDEGEN, encoded by the coding sequence ATGTCCGAAGAAATCAATGAATTCAAGATAAACAAGTTCACTCCTTCCAAGAGCATCTACATCGAGGCTTCCGCAGGCACTGGCAAGACCTATACTATCCAGCTGATAGTCGCGCGTATGCTTGCCGAGGGCACTCCGCTCAAGAAAATCCTGATCGTGACCTACACCGAAAAGGCGGCAGGCGAACTGAAGGACCGTATCCGCAAGAAAATCGACGAGGTCCTGCAAAAGGGCAGAATCGACAAGAGCGAACCCGAACTTTCGCCCGAACAGATGGCGAATTTCCGCAAGGCCTACCAGGATGTGGACAACGCGGCGATATTTACCATCCATTCCTTCTGCCAGAAGGCGCTCAAGGAGTATGCCTACGATGCGGGCAGACCGTTCGACATGGCGATGGTCGACGATTCCGCCGTCGAGGACATGGTAGACCAGTACATTCGCGACAAGTGGAGCAAGGATGACGAATTCATCGCCCTGCTGAGAGAAGCCGAAAGCACTTCCAGCCTTATCGAGAACCTGAAAAGCTATTTCATCAAGGCTGTCGACATGTACAAGGGAGTCGACGCAAGCGGCAAGGAAATCGTCACGATTGACGAAGTCGAAATGCCCAAGCTAGGCGAAAAAGCGCTGTCGCTGGAAGAACTGGAGAAAATCGCGCAGGCGAATAATTTCGAAGAACTCGTGTCTACCCTTCATCTGGAAGGCCAACTTGAAATTTTTGAAGCGAACACGGACAAATTCTTCACAAAGAAAAACACGGGGCCTATTCCCGAATTTCTCAACAGTCTAAAGAAATGGAAAAAGGGCTCTCCGTTATACGACGGTTCGTTCAAAGATGGAAAATGCCCGCAAGAAGACTGGCCCAAGGATATGTATGCGTCTTTTTGCTACCTAAAGGAACTCAAGGGATTCCTTTCCGACATCGACAAGAAGGTTGAAAAGGTCAAGCTCCACAAGTTCCTTATCGCCCACACGCCGCAACTTTTCGACGCATGGCAGGCATACAAGGCCGAAAACAAGTTGCAGTCGTTCAACGACATGATTCTTTCGGTCCACAAGGCCGTCATGGAGCCCGGCAGTGCGCTCAAGGAACGCCTCAGCGCGCAGTACACCTACGCCATCATTGACGAATTCCAGGACACGAACCAGCTGCAGTGGGATATCTTCAGCAATGTGTTCCAGAACTTCGTGGTAGGCGACCCCAAGCAGTCCATCTACAGTTTCCAGGGCGCCGACGTGAACGTGTACAAGAAGGCGACAGGCGAAATCGGCAAGAAAATTGACCTCGTGCACAACTTCCGCTCCACGGACGGAATTATCAACGGCTGCAACGCGCTATTTTCCGGCAATTATTTCGCACCCGCAGAAGGGATGCCCGAACTCGTGAAGTTTACGGATTCATACCCTCCCGAAGGCGAGAACGCAGGCCAGAAGAAGAAGGCGCCCGAAATCGACGGCAACGAAGTCCGCTCCATCTGGCTCAGCGAGAAGGACATCTCGGCAGACAGCTTCGCTGCAACGGCAGTCGCGCATATTATCGACTGGTGTTCCTTCCGCGAAGACGGCGAGACGACGCGACTTCAGGTGTTCGACAAGGATTACGGCAAGCCCGGTCACGATTCGGTACTCAAGAACGTGACGTTCAAGGATTTCGCCATTCTCGCAAAATCCCGCAGCGAGATGGAAAACATCGAAAGCATTATGCGGAATGTGGGCGTACCCTACACGCAATACAAGGAGACGAACCTGTTCCGCAGCAGGGAATGCGCCGAATGGATTTCGCTCTTCCGCACGATAAACGCCCCCGATTTTTCTTCATGGAACAGGCAGCTGCTCAGCGAAGTGCTCATTACCGACTTCTTCAAGGATGTCGTCGCCGAAAGGGAACGCGCCACCCGCGGCTCGGAACAGTCCAGCGGCCTCGAGGAACTGCACTACGCCGAAAGCAAGGAATTTGACGACCCGAACAACCCGGAACGCCTGCAGATTGCCTCCTGGAGGACCCTCGCGCTGAAACGCCGTTACGCCGAAATGCTGGAACGCATCTACGACGACACGCAAATAGAATACCGCCTGATGGATGTTTCCCGGTTGCAGAGCATGGCCCGCCTGCGCCAAATCGGTAACTACGCCATCGACTACCTGTACAATCACAGGTGCTCGCTCGACGACCTTATCCGCCACTTGCAGGGGCTCGCCCGCTACGAGGAATCTGCCGACGACGAGAACGGCGACCTGGTCGAAAAGGGCAGCGACTTCAACGCCGTGCAGGTAATGACCATCCACGCGTCCAAGGGCCTCGAATTCCCGGTAGTCATTTCGGTCGCGGGCTTCAAGCAGTTGCCTAATTCCAAGCCGCCCTACATCACCCACGGCAAAGACGAGTCGTTGCATCTTGGCTTTGGTGACACGGCGAAGGAATGCCGCCAGCGCGAAGAGATGGAAGAATGGAAACGCCTGTTCTACGTGGACTTCACGCGCGCTTCTTCGCTGTTGCTTATCCCGCGTTACGACGTGTGGTACAACAAGCCCAAGAAAAATGAACCTGCAACAAAAAGTGGCTACTTCAAGCACGTCCACTTCCTGGTGGACGCCCTTGAGAACTTTGCCGAAAAAAGCACAAACCTGTACGACCGCTTGCTAAAAAGCGATCAGTGGGTTACCGTGCAGGAAGGCATCGCCGAAAAGGCGAACCTTGTCAAGGACATTCTCGCCAGGACAAACGAGGCAAACAGCAATACGGTCGACCTCGACAAGGCCATCACGGAACAGAAGGTGGAAATCGCTTCCCTGCAGGGCAAAATTGCAGGCGCAAGCATAATGCAGTATTCATACTCTTCGCTTTCCGGCCGAGCTGAGACGCCCATTGCCGAAGCCGACGACAGCCGTACCGAAAAGGAAGGCGAATCTACGGCAGAAGAAATCCCCGTACCGGGTATGGAAAACTACCCGCGTGGTTCAAAGGTGGGCGATGCGCTCCACAACATCCTCGAACGCATGCGCTTTATGGCATTCGGGGAAAGGTTCAAGTCCCTCGAAGATGCGCTCGGGCACAACCCGAATATCGAAACGTCAGAACTCGAGAACGTCATCGAGGAAGAATTCAAGGCGCAGTCGCTCCCGATAGCCGCCCACAAGAAGGAATGGACCGAAATCACCGCGCGCCTCGTGTGGAACACGCTGCACGCAAGCCTTCCCGTAATCGAGGGTGCAGAAATCCACCGCGACGCAACCTTCAGGCTGGTAGAACTCCCCCTAAACGACCACAAGCCCGAAGTGCAGTTCGGCATGAACGCCTATGCCGGAAACCCGGAGGATAGCGGCACGGACGCGCCCCCTGCAGAAACCGAGGCGCTTACGATTCTGCACCGCGTGTGCAAGGGTTTCATCGATCTGCTTTTCGTGCGCGAAGTCAACAAGCAAAAACGTTACTCCATCCTTGACTGGAAATCGGACTCGCTCGAAAACTACGGCGACGCGGAAATCAAGAAAAAGGTGGACGAGGACTATTCCGTCCAGCGGGTGCTCTACAGTTACTGCCTTATCCAGTGGCTCAAGCAGTTCTACGGCAAGCGCGCCGACGGATCGGGCGAAGGCCTCGACGAACAGCAGATTTTCGAGCAGCACTTCGGCGGTATTTACTACGCGTTCCTCCGCGGTACGGACGGTGCCACGGGCAAGGGAATCTACGCGCACACCTGGAAGGATTACGCATCCCTTGAAAAGGCATACGGAGAAGTCAAGAAGTTGATGAGCAAGAAAAAGAAGGACGAGGGAGAAAACTAA
- a CDS encoding ATP-dependent RecD-like DNA helicase has product MDTKMIDTFFGSLKDMRGIAELDKHLLHALIRMQPDISESTQKFLCLCFSLWDDGNTRVPLDAGEFSKRWMRKWNGLLLLKETAGNAVTSTDGIDYFEQIISTGVEEILHNCASKFTSIISTLETSEVSEGAISTPLILTRVAGELPYLYLDRLFRAKILIEKYAGTLFKDGGDKLPSEADIESIQKKIAGIATYKKDEQVLPLNLNAEQAQAVIRGQRENLIITGGPGTGKTTVVLYILWSILTQGDLKKPNDETCCCSIYLAAPSGKAADRMQESLQNGLKGIRDEFKYEAGSGNTAEKKESRVYKKLKDLEGSTIHRLLKYSRSNNGFSFNAKEQFSEKSIFVIDEASMIDINLFASLLQAIPEGAKIFILGDPYQLPSVDAGAVLGEILKPRSKKDFTVRLTKSNRFTDDSVIGNLAKEIKACAEDKNATAPVHKFTPHPALDSAVVPDAPAKDSGTEVPAQSENLPKDAVFYYSLPAGTQTKKQETETLEKILHSWMGDFYKLSQMALEIDPENPDKDKCEAIWELSLKKRILSAERRGIFGVEQINKSACKLIRDYGAKKFTDRYFPGELLMITQNQAMYKLYNGDTGIVVYKDSTPYIMLKKASENETGFVFYPLSWFPTDAIEPAFAITIHKSQGSEYDHVTMFLPKQEGHPLLNNQILYTGITRAKKTVTIIATPETFKAASETVIERDTGIEL; this is encoded by the coding sequence ATGGACACAAAGATGATAGATACGTTCTTTGGCTCGCTCAAGGATATGCGCGGCATCGCCGAGCTCGACAAGCACCTCCTTCACGCACTAATCCGGATGCAGCCCGACATCAGTGAATCCACACAGAAATTCCTGTGCCTCTGCTTTTCGCTCTGGGACGACGGCAACACGCGTGTGCCGCTAGATGCAGGCGAATTTTCAAAACGCTGGATGCGCAAGTGGAACGGATTGCTCCTCCTGAAGGAAACTGCCGGCAACGCGGTCACTTCCACAGACGGAATTGACTATTTTGAACAAATTATCAGTACGGGTGTAGAGGAGATTCTCCACAACTGCGCCAGCAAATTTACAAGCATCATTTCTACTCTCGAGACAAGCGAAGTCAGCGAAGGCGCCATCTCCACCCCGCTCATACTGACACGCGTCGCGGGCGAACTTCCCTACCTGTACCTCGACAGGCTTTTCCGGGCAAAAATCCTCATCGAGAAATACGCCGGCACGCTCTTCAAGGACGGCGGCGACAAATTGCCGAGCGAGGCGGATATCGAAAGCATCCAGAAAAAAATTGCAGGCATCGCCACGTATAAGAAGGACGAGCAAGTCCTTCCGTTAAATCTGAACGCAGAACAGGCGCAAGCCGTAATCCGCGGGCAGCGCGAAAACCTCATCATCACGGGCGGGCCCGGCACCGGCAAGACAACTGTCGTGCTTTACATCCTGTGGAGCATCCTGACCCAGGGCGACCTGAAAAAGCCCAACGACGAAACATGCTGCTGTTCCATCTACCTCGCGGCACCCAGCGGCAAGGCTGCCGACCGCATGCAAGAAAGCCTGCAGAACGGGCTCAAGGGCATAAGGGATGAATTCAAGTACGAGGCCGGTTCGGGCAACACCGCCGAGAAGAAGGAATCAAGAGTCTACAAGAAGCTCAAAGATCTCGAAGGTTCCACCATCCATCGCCTGCTCAAGTATTCCAGGAGCAACAACGGATTCTCCTTCAACGCGAAGGAACAGTTTTCCGAAAAATCCATCTTCGTGATTGATGAAGCGAGCATGATCGATATCAACCTGTTCGCATCGCTCCTGCAAGCCATCCCCGAAGGTGCCAAAATTTTCATTCTCGGCGACCCGTACCAGCTGCCTTCCGTAGACGCTGGCGCCGTGCTGGGTGAAATTCTCAAGCCCAGGTCAAAGAAGGATTTCACCGTCAGACTCACAAAGTCGAACCGCTTTACCGACGATTCCGTTATCGGGAATCTCGCAAAAGAAATCAAGGCTTGCGCCGAAGACAAGAACGCCACCGCTCCCGTCCACAAGTTCACTCCGCATCCGGCGCTTGATAGTGCCGTAGTGCCGGACGCTCCCGCGAAAGACTCTGGCACGGAAGTTCCAGCGCAAAGCGAGAATCTCCCGAAGGACGCGGTATTCTACTACTCGCTCCCCGCAGGTACGCAAACCAAGAAACAGGAAACCGAAACGCTCGAAAAGATTCTGCATTCCTGGATGGGCGATTTCTATAAACTTTCGCAGATGGCGCTCGAAATCGACCCGGAAAATCCGGACAAGGACAAGTGCGAGGCAATTTGGGAACTCTCGCTTAAAAAGAGAATTCTCTCGGCAGAACGCCGCGGAATTTTCGGTGTAGAACAAATCAACAAGTCTGCGTGCAAGCTCATTCGGGATTACGGCGCCAAGAAATTCACCGACCGCTATTTCCCGGGAGAACTCCTGATGATTACCCAGAACCAGGCAATGTACAAGCTGTACAATGGCGATACAGGTATCGTGGTGTACAAGGATTCCACACCGTACATCATGCTCAAGAAGGCGAGCGAGAACGAGACAGGCTTCGTGTTCTATCCGCTTTCCTGGTTCCCGACCGATGCCATCGAGCCGGCTTTCGCGATTACTATCCACAAGTCGCAGGGTTCCGAGTACGATCACGTGACGATGTTCCTCCCTAAACAGGAAGGCCACCCGCTTTTGAACAACCAGATTCTCTACACGGGAATCACCCGCGCCAAAAAGACCGTGACCATCATCGCCACCCCCGAAACCTTCAAGGCGGCTAGCGAGACGGTCATTGAGCGCGACACGGGTATCGAGCTGTAA